The following proteins are encoded in a genomic region of Enoplosus armatus isolate fEnoArm2 chromosome 11, fEnoArm2.hap1, whole genome shotgun sequence:
- the LOC139292214 gene encoding immunoglobulin-like domain-containing receptor 2 — MNFYRLLILLGASVCACDGVHVTVREKQRFAMLFQSVVLPCQYQTASTQTPVVQWWYKSYCRDRTRESFTLPESLGVQASELGATSHLECSDSSRTVRVVASAQGASMTLAEHYKGRDIAIVNRADLRIGELQWGDSGVYFCKVVIADDLEGKNEAQLELLVLEWAFVGSVVLGSILVLLLLGICWCQCCPHSCCCYVSCCCCPDTCCCPRHLYEAGKMAKSGPPAQVPVYPYYIPGVPTVVPLAPSSHVDPKIASLPSVENNLAGVRSGYRLKASPDQDSMKVLCYVEKELAQFPSVKMAALKPSSLSELSSLHDGGNTDFRHTYQTVQMKALPPIADLDDQSVLRAAPPTQSRRLRRDRGNHSDDELDRRWNPRSEHLQRKTLSRRGRTGSLDELEDFARSYGSRGRRAEHPPDRAYERDYSPPRRFYRNEDEGWGRRSPSPLPQKRRDTWDSDRPCRPPQSKGYDDAFLSSVLDSKARGRGGDRGAARLDEDSDTPSKGSSRGKGSDSYYSRSPSNRPEEEDPLPPYCEWEAERYRRAAPTTDRYRTVEPPRSERYRTTEPAMRPFSYTRPHQGMSQTLQGGREERDRSRNLSTALSRDSLIV, encoded by the exons ATGAACTTTTACCGGCTGCTTATTTTACTGGGAGCATCAG tgtgtgcgtgtgatggTGTGCATGTCACAGTGCGGGAGAAGCAGCGGTTTGCGATGCTCTTCCAGTCCGTGGTCCTCCCGTGTCAGTACCAAACGGCCTCCACTCAGACCCCGGTGGTGCAGTGGTGGTACAAGTCCTACTGTCGAGACCGCACACGAGAGTCCTTCACCCTGCCGGAGAGTCTGGGCGTCCAGGCCTCTGAGCTGGGTGCCACGTCCCACCTGGAATGCTCCGACAGCAGCCGCACAGTTCGGGTTGTGGCCTCGGCGCAGGGAGCCTCCATGACGCTGGCTGAGCACTACAAAGGCAGAGACATCGCCATCGTAAACA GAGCAGACCTGCGTATTGGGGAGCTGCAGTGGGGCGACAGTGGAGTGTACTTCTGTAAAGTCGTCATTGCTGATGATCTGGAGGGGAAGAATGAGGCCCAGCTGGAGTTACTGGTGCTCG AGTGGGCGTTTGTGGGATCTGTAGTCCTGGGCAGCATCTTGGTCCTGTTACTGTTGGGGATCTGCTGGTGCCAGTGTTGTCctcactcctgctgctgctacgtcagctgctgctgctgtcctgatACCTGCTGCTGTCCACGACACT TATATGAGGCAGGAAAGATGGCAAAGAGTGGACCGCCGGCTCAGGTTCCTGTGTATCCCTACTACATTCCTGGTGTACCTACAGTGGTTCCTCTTGCCCCTTCATCCCATGTGGACCCGAAGATTGCCTCTCTCCCCTCAGTGGAGAATAACCTGGCTGGAG tgcGCAGTGGTTATCGACTGAAAGCCAGTCCAGACCAGGACTCAATGAAAGTTCTGTGCTACGTAGAGAAGGAGCTGGCTCAGTTTCCCTCTGTCAAGATGGCTGCACTCAAAC CCAGTAGCCTATCAGAGCTGAGCTCTCTTCATGATGGAGGAAATACAGACTTCAGACATACCTATCAGACGGTGCAGATGAAGGCACTCCCTCCCATCGCAGACCTCGACGACCAATCAGTGCTGAGAGCAGCTCCACCTACACAGAGTCGAAGGCTCAGGCGGGACAGAGGCAACCACTCAGACGATGAGCTGGACAGAAG GTGGAACCCCCGCTCAGAGCACCTGCAGAGAAAGACGTTAAGCAGAAGAGGGCGCACCGGCTCTCTGGACGAGCTGGAGGACTTCGCCCGGTCTTACGGCTCCCGTGGTCGTCGGGCTGAGCATCCTCCGGACCGTGCCTACGAGCGGGATTACAGCCCTCCCAGGCGTTTCTACAGAAATGAAGATGAAGGATGGGGCCGCCGCAGCCCCTCACCTTTACCCCAGAAGAGAAGGGACACGTGGGACAGTGATCGCCCCTGTCGACCGCCCCAAAGCAAAGGATACGACGACGCCTTCCTCAGCAGCGTGCTGGACAGCAAGGCGAGGGGGCGGGGAGGGGACAGAGGTGCTGCTAGACTGGACGAGGACAGTGACACTCCCTCTAAAGGCAGCTCCAGAGGAAAGGGCAGCGACAGTTACTACAGCCGGTCGCCTAGCAACCGTCCAGAAGAGGAGGACCCTTTGCCTCCGTACTGTGAGTGGGAGGCGGAGCGGTACCGCAGGGCTGCCCCGACCACAGACCGGTACCGCACTGTAGAACCTCCCAGATCAGAGCGATACAGGACCACTGAACCAGCCATGAGGCCTTTCTCTTACACCCGCCCCCACCAGGGGATGTCCCAAACACTAcaggggggcagagaggagagagataggAGCCGAAACCTG AGCACTGCACTGAGCAGGGACTCTCTCATAGTGTGA